From a single Solanum dulcamara chromosome 4, daSolDulc1.2, whole genome shotgun sequence genomic region:
- the LOC129887298 gene encoding ubiquitin-like-specific protease ESD4 isoform X4 yields MGALTCSNRKRGDDFFTSKFKTPLSVSSNVDHMSKKPRLSPSMNQIQDHPFPRKSIAARIFKYPSYITPIKREIHAPCRRSRVRSNSNSQKMGNFLTQQYDRAKRSAFETLRYVKKDKEVINIDDEEICEEDSSVKELGTGVVAKTGLASGSGQRWKETNGVVEIMDNPAGVKDVDSVVTVSDDVNLKVENAEKMLDSLSLSSKFDFFSSSSVPPYKKLLGSAEKRNDNLKRLQFDIEYTEKLRQTQHLLRPQKKEEHVKEDVITEPFVLLAEEEEAEVSRALSNSSRRKVLATHKNSNIDITGEILQCLRPGAWLNDEVINVYLELLKERERREPKKFLKCHFFSTFFYKKLISGKGGYNYQAVKRWTSQRKLGYCLFECDKIFVPIHKQSHWCLAVMNKKDEKFQYLDSLGGRDQQVLEVLMGLLWVELLFISNGVAQSNWLGFLQDWLSVDKGTLFPCRYLVIFVVFVILFQFFVFSFCFLPEGEPWSNW; encoded by the exons ATGGGGGCCTTAACATGTAGTAACCGAAAACGTGGTGACGATTTTTTCACCTCGAAGTTCAAAACCCCACTTTCAGTTTCCTCTAACGTTGACCACATGTCCAAAAAACCTAGGCTCTCTCCTTCTATGAACCAAATTCAAGATCACCCTTTTCCCAGAAAATCAATAGCTGCAAGGATTTTCAAATACCCATCTTATATAACTCCCATAAAAAGAGAAATTCATGCTCCTTGTAGACGGTCAAGAGTTAGGTCcaactcaaattctcaaaaaatgGGGAATTTTCTAACTCAACAGTATGATAGAGCTAAAAGAAGTGCATTTGAAACGCTGAGGTACGtgaaaaaagataaagaagtgATAAACATTGatgatgaggaaatttgtgaaGAGGATTCAAGTGTTAAGGAATTGGGAACTGGGGTTGTTGCAAAAACGGGTCTTGCTAGTGGGTCGGGACAGAGATGGAAGGAGACTAATGGGGTTGTTGAAATCATGGATAATCCTGCTGGTGTTAAGGATGTGGATTCAGTTGTAACAGTATCGGATGATGTGAATTTGAAGGTAGAGAATGCAGAAAAGATGCTGGATTCATTATCTTTGAGTAgcaagtttgattttttttcttcatcttctGTACCTCCGTATAAGAAATTGCTGGGTTCAGCTGAGAAAAGGAATGATAATTTAAAGAGACTGCAGTTTGATATAGAGTATACTGAGAAGCTTCGTCAGACACAACATTTGTTAAGGCCTCAGAAGAAAGAAGAACATGTTAAGGAG GATGTGATTACAGAACCCTTTGTGCTCCTTGCTGAGGAGGAAGAGGCTGAAGTTTCTCGTGCTTTATCTAATTCTAGCAG GAGGAAGGTTTTGGCAACACATAAAAACTCCAATATAGATATCACTGGAGAGATATTGCAGTGTTTGAGACCTGGGGCATGGTTGAACGATGAG GTCATTAATGTGTATCTTGAGTTActaaaagagagagaaagaagggAGCCCAAAAAGTTCTTGAAATGTCATTTCTTTAGCACATTCTTTTACAAGAAG TTAATCAGTGGCAAGGGAGGCTATAACTATCAAGCTGTGAAAAGATGGACATCCCAAAGGAAGCTGGGGTATTGCCTCTTTGAATGTGATAAA ATTTTTGTCCCTATCCACAAACAATCACATTGGTGCTTAGCTGTCATGAACAAGAAGGATGAAAAGTTCCAATATCTTGATTCACTCGGAGGAAGAGATCAGCAAGTACTGGAAGTGCTG ATGGGGTTGCTCTGGGTTGAATTGCTGTTCATATCCAATGGAGTTGCACAATCCAATTGGTTAGGCTTTTTACAAGACTGGTTAAGTGTAGATAAGGGCACCCTCTTCCCTTGTCGCTATTTAGTaatatttgttgtttttgttatacTGTTccaattttttgtattttccttttgtttccttcccgaaggggagccttggagtaactggtaa
- the LOC129887298 gene encoding ubiquitin-like-specific protease ESD4 isoform X5: MGALTCSNRKRGDDFFTSKFKTPLSVSSNVDHMSKKPRLSPSMNQIQDHPFPRKSIAARIFKYPSYITPIKREIHAPCRRSRVRSNSNSQKMGNFLTQQYDRAKRSAFETLRYVKKDKEVINIDDEEICEEDSSVKELGTGVVAKTGLASGSGQRWKETNGVVEIMDNPAGVKDVDSVVTVSDDVNLKVENAEKMLDSLSLSSKFDFFSSSSVPPYKKLLGSAEKRNDNLKRLQFDIEYTEKLRQTQHLLRPQKKEEHVKEDVITEPFVLLAEEEEAEVSRALSNSSRRKVLATHKNSNIDITGEILQCLRPGAWLNDEVINVYLELLKERERREPKKFLKCHFFSTFFYKKLISGKGGYNYQAVKRWTSQRKLGYCLFECDKIFVPIHKQSHWCLAVMNKKDEKFQYLDSLGGRDQQVLEVLVRLWYVHDQVC, translated from the exons ATGGGGGCCTTAACATGTAGTAACCGAAAACGTGGTGACGATTTTTTCACCTCGAAGTTCAAAACCCCACTTTCAGTTTCCTCTAACGTTGACCACATGTCCAAAAAACCTAGGCTCTCTCCTTCTATGAACCAAATTCAAGATCACCCTTTTCCCAGAAAATCAATAGCTGCAAGGATTTTCAAATACCCATCTTATATAACTCCCATAAAAAGAGAAATTCATGCTCCTTGTAGACGGTCAAGAGTTAGGTCcaactcaaattctcaaaaaatgGGGAATTTTCTAACTCAACAGTATGATAGAGCTAAAAGAAGTGCATTTGAAACGCTGAGGTACGtgaaaaaagataaagaagtgATAAACATTGatgatgaggaaatttgtgaaGAGGATTCAAGTGTTAAGGAATTGGGAACTGGGGTTGTTGCAAAAACGGGTCTTGCTAGTGGGTCGGGACAGAGATGGAAGGAGACTAATGGGGTTGTTGAAATCATGGATAATCCTGCTGGTGTTAAGGATGTGGATTCAGTTGTAACAGTATCGGATGATGTGAATTTGAAGGTAGAGAATGCAGAAAAGATGCTGGATTCATTATCTTTGAGTAgcaagtttgattttttttcttcatcttctGTACCTCCGTATAAGAAATTGCTGGGTTCAGCTGAGAAAAGGAATGATAATTTAAAGAGACTGCAGTTTGATATAGAGTATACTGAGAAGCTTCGTCAGACACAACATTTGTTAAGGCCTCAGAAGAAAGAAGAACATGTTAAGGAG GATGTGATTACAGAACCCTTTGTGCTCCTTGCTGAGGAGGAAGAGGCTGAAGTTTCTCGTGCTTTATCTAATTCTAGCAG GAGGAAGGTTTTGGCAACACATAAAAACTCCAATATAGATATCACTGGAGAGATATTGCAGTGTTTGAGACCTGGGGCATGGTTGAACGATGAG GTCATTAATGTGTATCTTGAGTTActaaaagagagagaaagaagggAGCCCAAAAAGTTCTTGAAATGTCATTTCTTTAGCACATTCTTTTACAAGAAG TTAATCAGTGGCAAGGGAGGCTATAACTATCAAGCTGTGAAAAGATGGACATCCCAAAGGAAGCTGGGGTATTGCCTCTTTGAATGTGATAAA ATTTTTGTCCCTATCCACAAACAATCACATTGGTGCTTAGCTGTCATGAACAAGAAGGATGAAAAGTTCCAATATCTTGATTCACTCGGAGGAAGAGATCAGCAAGTACTGGAAGTGCTG